The genomic DNA gtataatgaaggtgccagacgaacctttctggggagagcattccacaaacgggaaaaggcctgttctcctgGACCTTTCATGGAGAAagaacatgaagaagggcctcagattatgattgcagaGTCCAGGTCAGTTCTGGGACCATTATTATGTTGTTTCTCTGTTTGGAAAAGCTGCTGTCTTTGACtgaactcttcttttcttttctcagcttATATAAAAGGTGGGTGGATCCTTAGAAAAGCTTGGAAAATCTACAATAAATGTTATACAGACATTAATACACTTCAGGAATTATATCAGAAGAAGATAACTCAGGAATCCTTGACTTCTTACGCTGCAAATGATAATCATATTGCTGCAGAAAGCATAACGGAGGATTCACTAAATCGTCTGAAAGGTGCTGTTAGCTTTGGATATGGACTTTTTCATCTTTGCATATCCATGGTGCCCCCAAACCTGCTCAAAATCATCAACCTGCTGGGTTTTCCTGGAGACCGCCTGCAGGGGCTTTCTTCACTGATATATGCAAGTGAAAGTAAGGACATGAAGGCCCCTTTAGCTACGTGAGTAGCTATATTGTAATGCTTTGGTAAATAACTTAGTACTGAAAGTAAGTAAACTGCAAGCCAACGTAAGTTAGGAAGCGGTCTTGtatttgttctttttgttttatcTTAATGGAAACATCACCAGATAGTTGTTGCTTGATGTGTGATGGTTTATGAAATGAGAATCTGGCTTTTAGAGAGATTTTTAATTCACCAAGGATATATTTTTGTGTCCTCAGATGCTTACAAATTCAAACAACCTAGATAAATGCTGATTGAAATAAACAACTCTTAAGGCAGTAATAATTTGGCACTTTAAAAACTGGTTTTAGAATTTCTTATTTGTGCCACTGTGTGATTCTGTGTATTCCAATGATGGACCACATTTCTCAAAAGCCCTGAGTGGTCTGTGACCAACATGTAGAACTCCTCCATTCAGCTCAGTGGATGGAATAGTTATGCTTGAGGTGAAATACTGTGAATGCAGCCTCCATCCAGTGAAGCTATTGGAAAGATTTGGATGATATTAATGAATTATATACCACTTTTACCTTTTGTAGAAACATATCTTTTTGTTAAGGATTTAGCTGGTGTTGAGCTTGTGCCAGTAAAGTTGGGTCactgttggtttttattttgcatgccagctatttgttttcatttagaaTTCTGGTTTAAGATGTTAATTCCAATTGTAGTCTgtaattcatatttttttaatactATGATAGGGTTTTGGATTGAGAAATACTGTGTGTATTCACTTCAATAAAAGTGGAGCTTTGTATGTGCAAAGAGATGCATACTGAGTGCTACCTCTTCCTCTGAAATGAAGTGGAAAGCCCCATAATGCAGGGGTGCTGAGCTGTTTCCTTCTAGTAGTACCTGTATAGTGTTATTACATGTGCGCGCAAGTGGCCTTCGGCTGGAACCCCAGACATCTCTGGCACAGCTGGAAGAATAAGCTGAGCATAGCCTGAGGTGTTCTGAATCTTTTACTGTAGCTGATTGTGTGGTGAATTGCAACCTGGTTTTAAGTATGTGGCTGGGTGGAGGGAATGTTTGCTTGTTCTGTTGCATAATGAATGACAACACAAATGCACACTTCTGTCCTACCCTGTGTGTGTGATGCTGTAGGATTGTGACCTTGCTTAGAAGCATAAAAAGAAAACCCGCCTCACTAAAGGCAATGTCTCCTCTTGCTGTGATTAAGGTTTAAATTAAGGTATTGGCATAACGTTGGCCGGacgcaggagagagagagaaagaaagaaaaagaaagaaagaatcttttGTCAGCATCTCCTCATTACAGAACCAGCTAGCatcatgatttttgtgtgtgtgcgtgtcttTTCAGATTAGCCTTGCTGTGGTACCACACTGTGGTTCGTCCTTTTTTTGCTTTGGATGGCAGTGACACCAAAGCAGGATTGCAAGAGGCTAAAGACATTCTCCAGAAAAAAGAAGCTGCTTATCCAAACTCGTCTCTCTTTATGTTCTTCAAGGGAAGAATACAGCGTCTAGAGGTACTGATAGACTTCTCTGTATGACTGTAATTCCGCAAGATTTGTTGAGTCaaaactagagatgtaaaatttctggaaattttgaagctcggaaaaaacccCAGTTTTTTCGGGGGGGAAACGAAAAATTTCaggaaaaaatgctacattagcacttcttttttcttttccagattgaaagtccttctgttactttagaaacataaaatataactatggacaattttaatgggcataaaattatcacaactagcatattaaaaatatggtgtatccaaacaattattgcaaacagaatttactttaaaaataatatttatttgtatttgtaacaaatggagcaacaatctcctgaattgtttactagtttatgtggaaccaaaaaaaaaactttttaaaaatccagaagtaacaattattcacatttcctctccacagtatttaaaaaaaaacattggtatctgaagaagtgtgcatgcacatgaaagctcataccaagaacggggaaaaactgggtttttttccgggccttcacatcccTAGTCAAAACCATTTCAATAAAAGAGTGTCGATGCAGTTGGCCTATCCATAATATAGTCAAGAGGACAGTGATTGGGGGAGTGTTCTATTTAGCATGAAACATGGCTCCCTGGACTCttataaactaaactaaactaaactaaactaaactaaactaaactaaactaaactaaactaaactaaacttaaaagcaagtttctagagcTCATGGGTGCAGAGAATATCTCCAGAATGTGTTGGCAGTTATAGATGTCAAAGTAGAGGTTTTCCTTTGGCAAAAGGGTGACATTTTTCATATCTGGCTGTTGCTCTGTTGGTAGCATTAATTTCTGTCAATCCAGTGTCTTCCTGACCCCATGTGGGAGAAGTAAACTGTTCTGAAATTGTACATTGCTAGCTAAAAGGGTGGCAGCACGACAGCGGCCTTATTCATGTGCAATGTTAACCATACTTCAAGCATGGTTTAATGAGAACCAGAGTCTGCCAGTGAAAGCTCTTCATTTGTGCCTGCTTTGCTCTTACTCAGCTCCTGTTTTTGCCATGCCAGGAGGCTGGCTTAGCATTGTGAGTAAACCagtgcttgtggtttgtttctctccaaacaaaccaataaacaaacaagctaTTTGGAGAGAAACGAACCAACAAACCTTTGTTACAGCTGTTGGTTAATGAGAAGAGAGCTTAACCTGGTTCATATGGCACACTAAGTCAAACCTTGGCTTAACTCAGTACATTGCAGCAGCTAAAATGACCAGGGAACAGCAGAGTTGCTGTCAGCTCCTGTCCAGCCGACCATACATTTGTGCAATCTTGCTAAGCCAATTTAGTGTGTCCTGTGAACCAGGCCTGATTTGAGTAGCCAGCTGATGTTTGGGCTGCAGGCTTGCAGTAAAATCACACCAGACCATCCTTGCTTCCAAACTCTGCTGGAGGGCTTGGAATTATAATGATAGAATTAGTATTTATTCATATTTGCATTTTGATCatagtatttctctctctctccttagtgTCAAATCAACAGTGCCTTGACCTCCTTTCATACTGCTTTGGAACTGGCAACTGATCAGAGAGAGATTCAGCATGTCTGTCTATATGAAATTGGTATATAATAAAACTAATGTATTTTCTTATTGCTACTGTGTTTCATCACTGCTACTAGTGCTTGAATGAGCAATATTGAGTTGTGTTAGTAGTATGCATTTTATTAACAAGAACCTTAACTTCCAACTGGAATCATCCTTGGAAAATATTGTGTGTTCTGGGTGGAAATTATATAATCATGATCATTTGTTGGTCAACAGTCAAAGGGAAAAAATCACAGTTCATTGGTTTACCACATTTAATTTTCCATTGATGCATAAAGATTGCTTGAGCTACATGCTCATTGCctttattaacacacacacatgaaaagttACATTGGTAATGTTCAGCCTGTTGCTGTGGAGTGAATGCATGTCTTGCTTACTGTCAAGAAAGTGCAGCATTAGTAAACCAAaagtacactccccccccccattttgaaagCATGTTAAGAGCTGTGTTTACACTTCAGATTCTAGTTTTTATTCAATGGCTTCTTACAGAAGACTGTTTCTGATATAATTAAAGGCAGCATGGCTTCTAAAAGAAGAcaaagcaatgcatttttgtttcacCCACTCTTTGAAACTGTAACATCTCCTAATCTTTGTGGGCTTCCTTCAGAAAGAAAACAAGCAGGTTTTACTTGAAGAAGTGTGATGGGCAACTTGCTGCCAGAAAAGCTGCCTGCTTACAGAAACTCCAGTCCATTTCTGCAATGGCTGTTGACACCCAAGACCCTTGTGCTTTCATGTGCAGTGAGGGATCAGGCCTCACTCAGTCCTGCATCAGTGGCAGATTCTATTTCTTCCagattatattctctctctctctctctctctctctctctctctctctctctctctcacacacacacacacacacacagctgtgttTATTCCGTGTATAAACCATTTCTTTTCAGtgtgttaaaaaatgttttgcttgTTCTTACAGGCTGGTGCAGCATGATAGAAATGAACTTCAAGGATGCATTTGAATCCTTTGAGCGTCTTAAAAATGAATCAAGATGGTCCCAATGCTACTATGCTTATTTGACAGCAGGGAAGTATCATTACATGAATAggaatgtgtgtggtgtgtgtgtgttgaatttgTTGATCATTATATGGCAGTAGCATATCTCTGCAATAAAACTATCCACAATTTACAGTACATTTTTCCTTTTCTAGATTATGTATTGTAAATAAACCTTAAATTTACAGCTTCACAAATCACAACATTAGTGTAACAGTggtgtgtatttatatatttttatttactgttAATTAGATGAAATGTCTTGTGAGCATGTTATATTCTTCCTGCATGATAGCCTCTATCTGCATTTGTTTGTATctcattattatttatgtatgaaGCACCTAAGTTTTTTTAGGCACTGTATAAATATCTAAAGCAACATAGAACCAGCTTGTAGGCTTATAATCTAATAGGTATCCTACATAAAGATGGggcaaggaaagaaaaacaagcaatTCAGGCATCAGTTATTTATAAAAATTTCATAAATGTTTAATAACTATGTGGAATGGCAGGTGAAAATCTTTTTTACCCTAAGAAAACTAGAATAAACCTTTGGTGTGTGCTTTATTACAGTGTGTCAGGGTGCCACCGGTGATGTGAATGGAGCTCAGAATGTGTTCAAAGAAGTCcagaagctttttaaaagaaaaaacaatcaAATTGAGCAGTTTTCGGTCAAAAAGGTCTGATGAGCATAAGCCGAGTTGATTTGttgattgtggtggtggtggtggtgatgacagCAATCTAAGCTGAatcttttaaaatcttttctGAACAATGCAGCTTAAATACTGATGTTTACTGACCCTGTTAAAATAAGTATGTCAAGACCTGTCATGAGAAGCATGTGTGTttcagcacctccccccccccgtttgtacCCCTCTCAACTTAGGAACAGGCCGTGAGTTTCATGAGATCAGCACTAGAGAATGATTCAGTGCTGTGCTGgtttgtacattattttctccTTATGGAGAGAGTGCACATAATTTTAGTGAGAATCTTAATTTTGTGTGCTTCTTCTACCAGATACAGGAATACTTCTGTAAATGGAAACTGGTAGTGGAAGAATTCCACTGGAAAAGCTAAACCATGTCTGTCTTAATGGGAAAGCAAAATAATATTATAGTGCATGTGAcattctgaaaagaaaaataGACAACCCATTTTTCATTATGTTCATGACGTTTTCCTTATTCAGTTACTGTGCTTTTAGTGTCTGTAGAATGATCCTATTAAAGTTAGTGCTGTAAGAACATTTTTAAATCTCTATATGACATTTGTTTTATGTCTTGGCTTACAGCCGTGTCAATAgcattcaaaactcccattgttctaggcacattttgcacctgggaatttcattagcacaagcaaTTTCTgagcagtactgcacctaaaATTTCAGATTTAAACTGCCGTTGCTGGTGCTGAGGGTGTGGGAGGAGAAATTCCTTTCTGCTTGACTTCCAAGAAATCACTGTAGCATCAGGCAAGCTGATAGGTTCTGCCTCTCAGCTGGCCTTACAGAAAGGTAGTGTTTTGAGGGACACTCAAATATTAAGGTGACAGGCAGGGGAAACAtggctttctttttttgcagtcttcaaatgaggactagaccatgtgaaaaatgaacatgagATTTTAGCTTCAGTTAATTCATtgtcagctttgtattcttgctatTAAAACGTGCACCtggacattctgttgtggtgcccataacctaggtttaaggtgccgtttagctcccagctttcatatctcggtttctaacactgcatgtcAAACAGTTTAAATTGCCAACAAGCTATCTGGAGAGAAAAAGGCTTCACTACTTTTATCTggtcccttttctttctctctcctttgtcCTATCTTGCCCTTGAAAACTTTCCCATGTTTGTCCCCTTGCTTTGTTGATACCTGAGATAATACCAGGAGTTAAGATTCCTGGATGCAGATCTAAATTAGAAGAGGGAACTGTGGACATGGTGTTGGGCAGTAACCCAAGTGTGTGTTGTTGACCTTAAAACCAGTACATTTCTGCTATGGGGGTGGCTTGGTCTGGGTGGACAGGTGTGGTTGAATGAGGTGAAGGGTCTAATAAGTGATATGCTATGGTTCTCCCCATAGGAGTCTGGGACTTGCCCACAAATTGCTTATTTCTTAATGAATTGGAAAAAGTCCCTCGTCCTCGCAAGACAAGTTTTGACTCTTTATGATTACGAATCTGATCCAGGAAGTGGGTGCATGAAACATAAATGCTCTCCTTTGATGTGAGCTCAGAAATGCTTCACAAAATTCTTAAAAGTTAAAGGGAAGTGCCTTTAACTTTAAATACATGATATCTGCATCACATGTATTGGTGTTtatatttgttagttgctttgtacaaaaaaagtctcaaagcaacttaacaacAGGATTAAATGCCCAGCTGCACCATGGTCATGCACAAAGATCAGCCAGCCATTATTCTGAGCCTTTCAGTACTAGAGGGGAATGTTTTGGAAGAGTGGGACTTAAAAATGTGCGCCCTGCGAGTCCCAGACTGACTGGAGACCTGAACAGCACACACTTTGTAGTGTTTAGGGGTACACTGGAACATTATGTTGTGGCACATGATTCTTTACACTGACATTTCAGTCTTTAGAGATTTGCTATTTTTTCTGGCTGAATGTTAAAAATATCATTCAGCTTGTCCAATTGTATAACTTTAAAGGTTGCATTTTGAAAGCATGTTGAAAACTTCTTGCCCTTGGCTTagatagaaattaaaataaaccaTTTTATTGTTTTCAGGCAGATAGATTTAGGAAGCAGAAACCAACCAAGCAACTCTGTATACTGGCATCCATTGAAGTATTGTATTTATGGAAAGCTCTTCCAAACTGCTCCTTCCCAAACCTACAGCACATGAGTCAAGGTACAAGATGTGAtgtctgtttctttttattattgttttctgAACAAACTGTTTCTTTTATAAACCATCACTTTTCTGTCACTAATACTTGCAGTTGGTGCCAATTTAAGGCAGAAACTGGCTTACTCATCTAATGATTGATACACTATAACTCTTGGGCTTTGAATAATAAGCAGTTCAAAGTGGATAATAAACCAGATTGTGGAAATTTGAGTATTGTTCTCCCACCACCCATCAGAACATATTCTTGGCAGTAATGTGAGCCCAGATATAGTGCATGGTAGCTACTGGTTCAGTGTTGTGGTTTGCCATTGTtccctctatttctgatgttcagtgCTCACGTAGCTTCCCAAGAGAGAGCTATCAATAGATGCAGGAGTCCAAGGTTTGCAAGGGAGATGGGAAGTTAGCCACTGCCCATCCAGCTTATGCCACCCCCTCTCCTCTCACTATCTCCCCTCTGTGCACAGCAAAGATTACTTGATATTACATACCGGTAGATAAGGTTGGCTGTTAGTTGTCCAGTCTGCATCTTCATATCTTGCAACTGGTTTCTGAAACAATCTGGTCCTAAACTCTTAACACATTAAAAGCTCAGAACCAGCAGTGTAAATAAAGCCCTGAAACATATGGGCAACCAGTAGGGATGGTATAAGACCCAGTCTTCCAGCACCTGATGACAACTGGTAGAAGTTTCCTGAATGTGTAAAGAGAACCCCACATTGTCACAACCTATTCACTTCAAAACTAGGGCATGAATAACTGATGCCAGATATGTCATCTTCAGGAAGTAGAGACAGGCACAGACGACAAATATTCTTTACTATCTACTCATGTTTTGTCTTAATTTGAAGCACGCTTTGTTAGACTGTGGATTTCTGAAGATAAAAAAGCATATTgcttcaaaggaaaaacaaaactatacagcATTCCTATAGAGCATGCCTTGTCATGCATCTCTTTAAGAGAGTTCTTTAGTGCCAAGGCTGATCTTAGTGGTGATGTCATTTGTCTTGGGTTGCTGAAGAAGCTATAAGCCTTAGGATGGAAGAGATTCatattcaaaatggcagctggcaCTCACTGTGAGCAAATTAGACAAGACTTAAAACAAGTTCCTGTATATAAAAAGTATATAGCTTCTCAAGGCCGCCTTCTGACTTTTATGACTGTACTTTAGGCCTTGGGAAATTGGCTTTAGGGTTGGAAAAGCCATCCAGAGGCAAAGGCTGCAACTTGAACATATTTCCAGAAGTTCATTTTTCTGTGCCATTTGACTCATACAGAATACAAGGCTGGAAAGCTTGACTTAAACTCCTGGTGTGTGTACACTTGTGTATCCAACGTGTTCCTCCCTGGTTCACGCAAATAAAGGATTCATAACGCTTtacattatttgttttttatcacaGACCTTTTGTTGCTCCTTTGTTTCTTAACCGATTCTTAGTCAACATAAATTTGCTGCTTCTTTAAACACATCTGGCATTTCCTCCAGCataaacataaatgaaaatatttatgCAATAGAACAGTATGTTTTAAAGCTATTATAAACACTTTCGGTGTTAGTTGAACTATGAACCAATTCATATATTGTTTCACCTGGCTCTCCTGCATATTTGAATGGCCATGCTAaaggtttagggcaggggtcagcaatgtttttcagctcctccacatgcagctgctgggtgaccttgggctagtcacacttctttgaagtctctcagctccactcacctcacagagtgtttgttgtgggggaggaagggaaaggagaatgttagccgctttgagactccttcgggtagtgaaaagcgggatatcaaatccaaactcttcttcttctccatccctcaaaccatgtggtgggctagactaccggtatattttgggggggaaatgaacgaattcctatgccccacaaataacccagagatgcattttaaataaaagcacacattctgctcatgtaaaaacaccaggcaggccccacaaataacccaaagatgcattttaaataaaaggacacattctacacatgtaaaaacacgctgattcccgaactgtccctgggccggattgagaaggtgattgggccgcatccggcccccaggccttaggttgcctacccctggtttaggggtCAGTCTATCCCCCTAGCTGGCGCCGGTGGGGCTTGATGGAGCTCtgcagccactgctgcttccaCAGTCCAGATCAGACCCATTGCCATCATGCATGAGTAGTAGGGTTGGCACCGGATCCATCTGCTGGCTGATGATTGAAAGGGGAGAATATTAGCATTTTTTTGTCCAGATGTTAATTGGACTAAAAAGTCTAAAGTGAAGACAGAGGATTGGGGGATCAGTTAAAGCAGCCTTCCTCAATCAtttgcccaccagatgttttggactacaacccctatcatccctgtccactggctgATGAGAATTTGAAGTCCCAAACTTATCTGTAGAGCAGCAACTTGGGGAAGATTGATTTTAAAGCTTTTTAAGCAGCTTTCTGTATCTTAATTCATTTTTGTTATAATTACATTGGGTTTCTTGTATACTGCTTAAAGGAAATTGtaaggaaattgcatacaaattgttgaataaatttaaaaaaattatctagtTTAAAAACTAAATGCTTCAACTTTTTCTTTCCTGATAAAGCTTGCCATGAAATTGATGATTCCACTGTTGTTGGTTTAAAGAACTTGCTACTTGGGGCCATACACAAATGTTTAGGAAATGCTGAAGATGCTGTTCAGGTATGTTCCTCTTCTAAAGTCCCTGAACCCCTAACAGCTAGGGAGTTCTTCCAAGTTTATTTCTGATCTGATGCATTAACTGGTTCCAAAGCTAACTGGCAAATCAACAGGCCCTGCAGGTGAAGATAGTTGCAAGATCTGAGAATGTGTTGTCCAGTTTAAAGGCTTTTTTTGTTCACTGAAATGTCACTGTGTGTTGAATGTGTTGATTTTGTTTTACAGTTCTTTCAACGAGCCCTTAAAGATGAACTGTGCCGCCAAAACAATTTGTATATCCAACCCTATGCTTGCTATGAACTTGGCTGTCTCTTGTTAGAAGACCCACAGGTAAACAGTACTGCATACtttggaacatagctgtcaactttttcctttttttaagggaaattcccttattccgaataggattcctcacaagaaaaggggaaagttgacagctatgctttggaaCTGCCTGATATTTGGTGTGACATTACAGCTTCAAAAGAGTGACTGCAGCATTGTTGgtgaaaaatgtttaaatgttgtgAAATGATATTGCACTGGTAGTACAGGTGATATTCTCAGATGGGAGTCAAATGAATTGCATATGGCATTTCAACATATGATCTAGCTCAGGGGTGGAAAACCTTTTCAGCCTGGCGGGCTAGTTCCTGAactccatcatccccagccactctgatgtTAGTCACATGACATCAGCATGGTGCCAGGTGACCCATTTTCCCCTTTGCAATGAGGCTTGAGTTCAAGTATCACAATAAAAGGTTAAAGAATACTGCATGAGAGGATATCTAAATTGTGTTGCTGGTCTGTATACATGTAGCATTATCATGTCAGGGACCTGTAGTTGATGCTATGCCAATATGGTAGGTAGAGCCTAGTggccaaatttttaaaaattacattggcTACATTGAACCCTTATTGGGTAAGGGTTCTCcgctttcccttttttcctttcttttgcatGCTCAGCATTACTCTTAAACCAGGCATTTGCTGGCTACAAATGTGGCTTGGAGTCTCTCTTCCTACCCCTCCCTCTCCAACACATCTAGGGTGAAGTGGGAGAGCTGTGGTTAGCATCATGGATGAGAttaggagggaagggaagagcatCGGTACAGGTAAAGAGAGCGAGGAATGGGTGGCTTGCTGGGTTGCTTAAGCCCCTTTTCAGTAGGGAACACTGAGTAATCCAAGCACTATTAACATATACTTAATGCCTTCCAACTGTGCGTGGTAAAACTTGTGAAGCTAGTAAGAGTGTAAAGATCTAGGCATGTAAAAATTAGAGATCTTTGTACACTTTCTCTTCATGCTTCATACACTCAGCCGCCCACGCTTCTCTTCATTGCCATATTTTAAGAGAATGTCTTATTTTAAGAGAATGTCTTAAAATAGCTTTTAATTAATGCTTTTCAGACCTGCCTCTTAATTGCTCTCCAGCAAGACCATGGAAAGGCAGCACGAGCTTGTTTTGAACATGAAAAACAGAGATCCACTGGCACATCGATGATGTATCAGTATTTCGTATTTGCCTTTTTATTTGGATCCTTATATGAAGAGGAGGGGATGTACAAGGGCTATACCCCATTTTTGTATACTTAAAAACACACAATGCATGTGGATGATGGCCTACGAGGTTTACTGCTTTCTAGATTGAGATTTGGGGGGAGGTGGGAGTCacgttgcacaagcagaaacccTTGTGCTAATGGGACTCATTAATTGAATATCGCCCAGTGTGTGTGCAAATTTGTTCTTTTTAATGATGAGGTTGTTGGTGTTTTAACAAAAGAGACAGCTGCCAGTTATTTTGAGATACCTAAAAATTGAGTGACGTTATTTATTAAAATTACGTATCTAATTTCTGGTACCAAACTCCATATTATTAGAACCTGAATTCTCATTAGACCAGTTAAAGAGAGACATTCAGTGGTGACTAACCAGACCATAGAACAAGTTTCCACTGGTGCAACAAGatgtcctctcctctcccctgcctaCCCCCCAATTTTTCACCGTAGGGTTTGGaaaacctccagagcagatttaagcAGAGAGTGAAGAAATGAAGAAAGTCCCATCATGTGCCATTGTCTGTCTCTCAAAGTATTATTTTCTTGCATTTGCacacaaattccaaaaatgataTTTTGCTTCCTTCTACAGACAGTACCAAGAGGCAAAGCCTTACTGCTTCAGGcaaaggtaaaataaataaataaatgaaaatgaattgagcattattattattattattattattattattattattattaagatgggGCATCCTTTCCTTCATGGTATAGCCTAGCTGGACTTGGAGGGTAGCATTGCTAAAAGTAATTGTGGGATGTGAATGGAAACCTCTTATCTTTCCCAGCCTGCATTGCCGTTGAGGGTATTGAGCTATGtcctaaaacaaataaatgccatATTCTGTCCTGCGTAGAAGTTACCATGTTTTTTGGTAAACCTGAGGGAGGTAGGCTaatgtattggtttgtttgttttttcattgcAGGAGGAATTCACAGGGTATGATTTTGAGAACAGATTGCATGTCCGCATACATGCAGCGATAGCCTCTCTAAAAGAAGTGGTCCCCCAGTGATGGGCAGGATGCCTCAACTCTTTCTTCTCCCTGTTTCTGCACTCGGAGCAAAACTGTTAGGAGGGCCAGCTTCTCTACTGAAAACAACCACCAGTGCCAGAGACACTTTTCCCGCGACATCTAGAATTGGTGGCAGAAAAACATTACCATCTTCAATGGTTAAGGGCAAAATTAGCCAAAAAACATTGTGTCCTAAGGCCTAATCCAGTAGCAATTTCTCTTGCACAAGTCCTAATTGAGTGAGTGGGTGCTAGAAGTTGCCCAGCTCCTGGGATAGATATGTGAAGGCCTGGGGCGGTGGGGAATGAAAAATTGGGTTAGATCGTGGAGAGGCAGTTGTTACTCAATTATTCCATCCCCCACCTCCCACTTGTCTTCATATATCTGCTCTGGGAATCTGTGGGGTTTGTGCTAGAGGACTTCTCCAGGTTTGGAAGCCTTTGCTTTTGAGGtgtgtcttttttgtttgttcttagACAAGTGGAACATA from Lacerta agilis isolate rLacAgi1 chromosome 7, rLacAgi1.pri, whole genome shotgun sequence includes the following:
- the TTC39C gene encoding tetratricopeptide repeat protein 39C, with amino-acid sequence MAGSEQDGGTGEAPLPLDDSELALAGINMLLNNGFRESDQLFRKYRNHSPLMSFGASFVSFLNAMMTFEEEKMQLACEDLKATEKLCESEEAGVIETIKNKIKKNVDGRKATPSMIDRLQRQIIVADCQVYLAVLSFVKQELSAYIKGGWILRKAWKIYNKCYTDINTLQELYQKKITQESLTSYAANDNHIAAESITEDSLNRLKGAVSFGYGLFHLCISMVPPNLLKIINLLGFPGDRLQGLSSLIYASESKDMKAPLATLALLWYHTVVRPFFALDGSDTKAGLQEAKDILQKKEAAYPNSSLFMFFKGRIQRLECQINSALTSFHTALELATDQREIQHVCLYEIGWCSMIEMNFKDAFESFERLKNESRWSQCYYAYLTAVCQGATGDVNGAQNVFKEVQKLFKRKNNQIEQFSVKKADRFRKQKPTKQLCILASIEVLYLWKALPNCSFPNLQHMSQACHEIDDSTVVGLKNLLLGAIHKCLGNAEDAVQFFQRALKDELCRQNNLYIQPYACYELGCLLLEDPQTVPRGKALLLQAKEEFTGYDFENRLHVRIHAAIASLKEVVPQ